The genomic region TCACCGTCGCGGTGCCGGCCGGCACCGTCCGGGCGACGCGGTACCGCTCGACCAGCTTGACCGCCTCGGCGTACGTCGCCACCACGGTGAACGGCACCTTGGTCACCGACGTGTTGCCGGCCTTGTCGGCAGCCGTCGCGGTCAACTCGTGCGCGCCGAGCCCGAGCGCGACCCCGTCCAGCGTGCCGCCGGCCGGGAGCGCTTTCCCGTCGACGGCCAGCGTCACGGAGGAAACGCCGGAGAGCGCGTCCTCGGCGGTCGCGGAGACGCCGAGCACCGACGCCACCCCGAGCTTGCCGCCACTGGCCAGCCCGGTCACGGTGGTCCTCGGCGCGGTCCGGTCGATCTTGACCGTCACCGACTCGGCCGCCGACACGTTGCCCGCGGTGTCGCTGGCCCGCACCTGCAGCGTGTGCGTGCCATCCGTGGCCAGCCTCACCGGCGCCGTGTACTCCGACCAGTCGCCGGCACCGATCTTCTGCTCCAGGTAGACCTGCCCCGGCTGGTTGTCGGTCGCCATCGCCGTCGCGACGACCGCGTCGGTCCACCAGCCGTTCAGGCCGGACGGCGCCGACGGGTTCACCGACAGGTTCACCTGCGGCGCCTGCGTGTCCCGGACCAGCTTGAAGTAGTCGAACTTCGCCGTCTTCGAGGCGACCTGGTCGGCGCCGAAGGCGTAGATGCCGAAGCTCGCCGACGCGAGCGCCGGATTGGTCACCGCCGGCAGCGCCGTCCAGACCAGCCCGTCCGCGCTGTACGACCCGGTGAACGTCGAACCGCTCTTGGCCAGCCGCAGGTACCAGACCCCCTGCGTGGGCGTCGGCGCGTTCGGCGCGGGCTGCACGATCGCGTTGTTCACCTCGCTGCGCAGCTCGATCCCCCGCGTCACCGCGGAGCCCGCAGCGTTGGTCGCGAGGTAGTCCAGCTTCACGTAGTTCGCGTCGTCGCCGTACACCAGCAGACCGGCCTGCTGGTACCGCTCGTCGAAGTCCGACCCGTCCACCTTGGTCTCGATCGTCCAGTCACCGTCGGGAGCCGGCTGCAGCAGCAGGTTCTTCGGGTTCGTGGCCGTGCCCTGGTAGATGTCGCCCTTGCTGGTGTCGATCTCGACCGCTCCCCCGGTCACCCGGTACGCCGCCGGATCGGGCCGTACGATCGCGGACCAGCGGCACGCGTCGAGCGCCGTACCGGTGAACTCGTCGTCCGGCGTCGGGGCCTCGGCGGTGTCGTCCGGCGTGATGCTGAAGTAGTCGAACGACGCCGACACCGGCAGCGCCTCGGTCCGGTTGGTCAACCCGAACAGCCCGATCCGGGGATTGCTGATCCCGGCCAGCTGCTTGGCCTCGGCCATCTCGGTGAAGGTCGCGCCGTCCGCGCTGTACGACGCCCGCAGGTTCGCCCCGTCGCTGGTGAACCGGACCCACACCGTGTCCGGGTACGCCGCGCCGAGGTTCGCCGTGTTCGAGGCGGCCACCTCGTTCGGCGCCCCGGCCTCCTCGCGGATGAACTGGAAGATCCGGTCCGCGGCCGACGGAGCACCGGTGGACCGTCCCTGCAGCACCATCTTGGCGTAGTTGTCGTCGTCGCCGTAGACGATCAACCCGGCCTGCTGATAGGCCAGCCGAGCCGGCAACGTCAGCTTCGCGGTCGCCTGCCACGCTCCGGCCGGCAACGGCTGCAGCACGATGTTCGGCGTACCGGAGTTGCCGGTGCCGTAGATGTCGGTCGCCGTCAACGGCAGCATGAGGTTGCCGCCCGCAACGGACATCTCCTGGTTGCCCCGGACAACCGAGCTCCAGCGCCCCGTGTCCAGCGTCGTCCCGTCGAACCCGTCGGACCGTCCGGTCAGGCAGGTCGGCGGGGCCGCCGAGTCGACCTTGACGACGATCTTCGCCGTGCCCTTGGCGCCGCGGGAGTCGGTCACCGTCACGGTCGCGGTGTGCGTACCCGCGGTCGTGTAGGTGTGGCTCGGGTTCGCGCCGGTGCCGGTCGCGCCGTCACCGAAGCTCCAGGCGTACGTCAGCGGGACGTCGCCCTCGGGATCGGTGGCCGACGAGGTGAAGTCGACCTTCAACGGAGCCTTGCCCTGGACAACGGCCGCGGAGGCCGTCACCACCGGACGCTGGTTCTCGGTCACCCCCTTGCCGATGAACTTCACCCAGTTGACGTTCAGCTGCCCGGTCGTCTTGACGAAGTACAGCTTGCCGGTGGTCAGCGAGGCGCCGCTGAGCGCCGAGGAGAAGTTGCCGTAGGTCTGCCAGGCGCCCGTCGCCGTCACCTGGATGGTCGCGATCACCGGCCCGTCGGTCGGCGAGCCCTGCCGGACCTGAACGGTCGCCCCGGCCTCGGGCGACGCGGCGCGCAGCTCGATCCGGTCGATCCCGGTGAGGTTGGTGGTCGTCCAGCTCCACCAGTCGCCGTCCTCGATGAAGCCGATGTTCTTGCCGCCGCCCGCGGTGTCGCCGGTGTCCTCGACCTGCACGCCCGGCGTCTCACCGGGTCCGCCGGTCTCGCTGAAGAACTCCGCCTCCCGCGTCTTCGGCTGCAGCTGCACCACCTTCTCGGTGGTGATCGCACCGGTGCCCGGGGCACCCTTGTCGGTGTACTTCACCGTGACGATGCCGAAGATGTTCGCGCCGACGTGCCCCTCGTCACCAGGCAACGGGAACGTGCCCTCACAGCCGCGGTACAACTCGTACCCGTGCGCGTGCTCGTCGTGGCCGAGCGCCGGCTGGGTGACCACGTCCTGGCAGTTCACCGTGCCGT from Kribbella flavida DSM 17836 harbors:
- a CDS encoding ThuA domain-containing protein; protein product: MNQLRRRLHGTVIRAVVLALIAALAIPLSALPARAHPGHGDETFNALIFSKTAGFRHDSIPAGIQTIKDLATANGFTVTATEDAAMFTDAELAKYEVVIWLSTTGDVLNADQQAAFERYIRNGGGYAGVHAASDTEYAWPWYGKLVGSYFDSHPPGTPNANVKVEDHAHPSTADAPTTWNRTDEWYNYRSNPRGSVHVLASLDESSYTGGTMGAEHPIAWCQDYDGGRAWYTGMGHTIESFADPVFRQHLLGGIKTAAGVQPADCGASLSDSYQKVTLDDDTSNPMELAIAGDGRVFYIDRNGAVKIVKTDGSVVTAGTLNVYTGQEFGLLGIALDPAFDSNGFLYLYYSPAGTEAFDRVSRFKLTGDTLDLASEKQVLRVDTQRDQCCHAGGALEFDNQGNLFVATGDNSNPFDSDGYSPLDERAGRAPWDAQRSSANSNNLNGKILRVHVEADGSYTIPAGNMFAPGTAKTRPEIYAMGFRNPFRIGIDPTTNHLFVADYGPDAGQVSPTRGPDGRVEWDILDKPGFYGWPYCVGNNTPYNDHDFATGTSGAAFNCNAPVNNSPNNTGITQLPAAIPAALWMGKSTTGVPEIGGSGAPMTSGAYQFDPDSDSDRKWPQYFDGKAVFADWNDSRLFSVQLNDDRSKVADVSRMLQGMNFIRPHALQFGPDGALYVIEWGSGFGGNNADSGLYRIDYVQGNRAPIAQFSTDKTSGPAPLTVAFDSTGSRDPDGQPITLAWDFDGNGTTDSTDPKPTHTYASAGVFTARLTVTDSDGRSAVSNRTITAGNTAPTISIEAPLNGGFFDFGDTIRYKVTVTDPEDGTVNCQDVVTQPALGHDEHAHGYELYRGCEGTFPLPGDEGHVGANIFGIVTVKYTDKGAPGTGAITTEKVVQLQPKTREAEFFSETGGPGETPGVQVEDTGDTAGGGKNIGFIEDGDWWSWTTTNLTGIDRIELRAASPEAGATVQVRQGSPTDGPVIATIQVTATGAWQTYGNFSSALSGASLTTGKLYFVKTTGQLNVNWVKFIGKGVTENQRPVVTASAAVVQGKAPLKVDFTSSATDPEGDVPLTYAWSFGDGATGTGANPSHTYTTAGTHTATVTVTDSRGAKGTAKIVVKVDSAAPPTCLTGRSDGFDGTTLDTGRWSSVVRGNQEMSVAGGNLMLPLTATDIYGTGNSGTPNIVLQPLPAGAWQATAKLTLPARLAYQQAGLIVYGDDDNYAKMVLQGRSTGAPSAADRIFQFIREEAGAPNEVAASNTANLGAAYPDTVWVRFTSDGANLRASYSADGATFTEMAEAKQLAGISNPRIGLFGLTNRTEALPVSASFDYFSITPDDTAEAPTPDDEFTGTALDACRWSAIVRPDPAAYRVTGGAVEIDTSKGDIYQGTATNPKNLLLQPAPDGDWTIETKVDGSDFDERYQQAGLLVYGDDANYVKLDYLATNAAGSAVTRGIELRSEVNNAIVQPAPNAPTPTQGVWYLRLAKSGSTFTGSYSADGLVWTALPAVTNPALASASFGIYAFGADQVASKTAKFDYFKLVRDTQAPQVNLSVNPSAPSGLNGWWTDAVVATAMATDNQPGQVYLEQKIGAGDWSEYTAPVRLATDGTHTLQVRASDTAGNVSAAESVTVKIDRTAPRTTVTGLASGGKLGVASVLGVSATAEDALSGVSSVTLAVDGKALPAGGTLDGVALGLGAHELTATAADKAGNTSVTKVPFTVVATYAEAVKLVERYRVARTVPAGTATVMKVQLGLAEQQQRRGRDALAALALDLFLAQARTVRDVPARTLLTAVGQDLKRQL